GGTGGCGATGGATGCCTTCATTGTGTCGCACACGCAGAGCGAGACCAACTTGCCCGAGCAACCCCTGGTCGACAGCTACCTCCCCTCACTCGACCTGCCGCATCGGATGCGTCACGAGCACCCGACGACGATGGGCGGCCTGACCTGGCCCCACGAGACGGTTTCTCATCGGGTCGAGATCGACGAGGCGATGCGCCGCGTACCTGCGGTGTTCGAGGATTGCCGTGAGGCCTTTCGCCGGAACTTCGGCCGCGATCCCGGAGCGGCGATTCAGGCCTTTGAGACCGACGACGCCGACACCATTCTGGTCGCCACGGGTACCATCGCCACGACCGCGCGTGAAGTGGTACGCCGGCGGCGGGCCGAGGGCGAGAAGATCGGCCTGCTCAAGATCAAGATGTTCAGGCCGTTCCCCGAGAGCTCCATTCTCGACGCGTGCCGTTCAGCGGTCAGGATCGGCGTGCTGGACCGCAACTATGCCGCCGGCATGGGCGGTGTCTTCTGGCAGGACCTGCGTGCCGCCTTCCAGGGCAAGCGTGACGATCTGATGATCCAGGACTATCTCACCGGCATCGGGGGAGGCGACGTGACGCCGACCATGATCGACGACGTGCTGGCCGACCTCGGTCAGCGAAGTCGAGCGGAGGCGCCTCTCTGGATGGGGATCGATACCCGGGAGGAGGTGCACTGATGACGACCTCTCCACGCTCTACTCCAAGCGGCGGCACGTCGCTCGAGAAGCCGGCCATTCCCTGCAGCGAAGAATGCCTTCTGAGGCCTGGCAACACGAACTGCGGTGGTTGTGGCATGAGTGTAGGTCTCACCATGCTCGGCCGCTCGCTCGCAAAGGCGGAGCAAACCTGCAGCCTCGTGATCCCAGCCTGCTGCGGCATCGTCACCGCCGGGGCGTATCCGACCACGAGCTATGGTGTGCCGACGGTCGCGACGACGTTTGCTTCGTCGCCCGCCTTTGCCACCGGTATCGCCAGCGTCCGCGATCTCAACGACGAACGACAGCAGGTCATCTGCTGGGCCGGCGACGGCGGCACCTACGACATCGGCATCGCAACACTCTCCGCGGCTGCCGAACGCAACGAGGACATCATCTACATCTGCTACGACAACGAGATCTACGGCAACACCGGTGGCCAGAGATCTTCGGCCACCCCGGCCGGCGCCCGCACGACGACTACGCCGACGGGCAAGGGCGAGGACAAGAAAGACATGATGGCGATCATGGTCGCGCACCGGATCCCCTACGCGGCCACCCTGTCAATCGCCGATCCCGAGGACTTCGAGCGCAAACTCGAAACCGCGCTTTCGCTTCATGGCCTGCGCTTTCTCCTGCTCCATTCGCCATGCCCCACGGGCTGGAAATCGGAGCAGGGCGAATCGATCGAACTGGTTCGCCTGGCCGTCGCCAGCGGCCTCTTCTCGCTCTATGAGGTCTGGAACGGTAACGAGTACCGGATCAACGCCGAGCCCTCCTGGACCGATCCGGCGGAGTACTTCGAGCGCCAGCGGCGCTTCGCTCCGGAAGAGATCGACCTCGAGGCGACACGCGCCTCCTGCCGCCTACGATTCGACCGACTGAGCCGGCTGGCACAACAGTTCCCCAGGGATTCCACTGAAGCCAATTGAGCCAGCTATAGTTGGGGCGCTAATTCAAGCCTGTGCAAGGCTTACACCCAGACCCCCTTCAGGGAGAACCCTATGAAACGTAGCCTCGGACTCATTGCGCTCGTCCTATTCGTCGTCAACGTCGGCGCCGCTCGGGCCGAAGAGGGCATGTGGACCCTCGACAACTTCCCGAACCAAGCCATCAAGGACAAATACGGTGTCGAAATCGACCAGGACTGGCTGGACAGAGTCCGGCTGGCCACGACCCGAATGGGCGGCTGCACCGGATCGTTCGTGTCCCCGGACGGGCTGATCCTAACCAATCATCATTGTGCGCGCAGGTGTATCAGCCAGCTTTCAAGCGCCGAGAACGATCTCGAGGCCAACGGCTTCCTGGCCGAGACGCCCGAGGACGAGGCATCCTGCCCGGCCGATCACATGTCCGTTCTGGTATCGAGCGAGGAGATCACCGCCCGGGTCGCCGAGGCGATCGAAGGCAAGGACGACAAGGAAGCCAACGAGGCTCGCAAGCAGATATTGACTCGGATCGAGACGGAATGCGAGGCCGCTTCGGCAGCCTCTCCCACGGGTAAGCTGACTTGCGAGACGGTTCCCCTCTACAACGGCGGACAGCATTTCCTTTACAAGTACAAGCG
The genomic region above belongs to bacterium and contains:
- the porA gene encoding pyruvate ferredoxin oxidoreductase; its protein translation is MPTELVTGNHAAGYALSVSAEANRKARGAACGIYPITPQTEIVEFVAKFPFTKSRVVPVESEHSAMGVSIGASLAGARSFTASSSNGLAYMVENIMVAGFYRLPIVMVAVNRTLGPPWNIWVDQGDTLMLRDFPWLQFYCETNQEVLDTTLLAFRLAEDHRVLLPTLVAMDAFIVSHTQSETNLPEQPLVDSYLPSLDLPHRMRHEHPTTMGGLTWPHETVSHRVEIDEAMRRVPAVFEDCREAFRRNFGRDPGAAIQAFETDDADTILVATGTIATTAREVVRRRRAEGEKIGLLKIKMFRPFPESSILDACRSAVRIGVLDRNYAAGMGGVFWQDLRAAFQGKRDDLMIQDYLTGIGGGDVTPTMIDDVLADLGQRSRAEAPLWMGIDTREEVH
- a CDS encoding pyruvate synthase subunit beta, whose amino-acid sequence is MSVGLTMLGRSLAKAEQTCSLVIPACCGIVTAGAYPTTSYGVPTVATTFASSPAFATGIASVRDLNDERQQVICWAGDGGTYDIGIATLSAAAERNEDIIYICYDNEIYGNTGGQRSSATPAGARTTTTPTGKGEDKKDMMAIMVAHRIPYAATLSIADPEDFERKLETALSLHGLRFLLLHSPCPTGWKSEQGESIELVRLAVASGLFSLYEVWNGNEYRINAEPSWTDPAEYFERQRRFAPEEIDLEATRASCRLRFDRLSRLAQQFPRDSTEAN